A section of the Neisseria dumasiana genome encodes:
- a CDS encoding NADH-quinone oxidoreductase subunit C, with protein MHVNDLYPVVQNVLGDKASKVILALDEITVECQPEHYLNIMTTLRDHADLHFESLVDLCGVDYSTYKNEPWEGKRFAVVSQLVSIKNNQRIRVRVWAADDDFPVVDSVTDIYNSADWYEREAFDLFGILFNNHPDLRRILTDYGFVGHPFRKDFPISGYVEMRYDEAEKRVIYQPVTIEPREITPRIVREENYGG; from the coding sequence ATGCACGTAAACGATTTGTATCCGGTTGTCCAAAACGTGTTGGGCGATAAAGCAAGCAAAGTGATCTTGGCTTTAGATGAAATTACCGTTGAATGCCAACCCGAGCATTACCTGAATATCATGACCACGCTGCGTGATCATGCCGACCTGCACTTCGAATCGTTGGTAGATTTATGCGGTGTCGATTACAGCACCTATAAAAACGAACCGTGGGAAGGCAAACGCTTTGCCGTAGTCAGCCAGTTGGTGTCAATAAAAAACAACCAACGCATCCGCGTACGCGTGTGGGCGGCAGATGACGATTTTCCTGTTGTCGATTCCGTTACCGATATTTACAACAGCGCCGATTGGTATGAACGAGAAGCCTTCGACCTGTTCGGTATTCTGTTCAACAACCACCCCGATTTGCGCCGCATTCTCACCGACTACGGTTTTGTCGGCCATCCTTTCCGCAAAGATTTCCCGATTTCCGGCTATGTAGAAATGCGCTACGACGAAGCCGAAAAACGCGTGATTTACCAACCCGTAACCATCGAGCCGCGCGAAATTACCCCGCGCATCGTCCGCGAGGAGAACTACGGTGGCTAA